From the genome of Lentilactobacillus buchneri, one region includes:
- the dapD gene encoding 2,3,4,5-tetrahydropyridine-2,6-dicarboxylate N-acetyltransferase, whose protein sequence is MEQLSAREIIDFIGNAKKKTPVKIYLKGSIKDIKFPKSIKAFAEKHTATLFGDWADVKRFLKKNKSAIDDYQVEADSRNSAVPLLDIKEINARIEPGAIIRDHVTIGNNAVIMMGAIINIGAEIGDDTMIDMGVVMGGRAIVGKHSHIGAGAVLAGVVEPASAKPVQIDDNVLVGANAVVIEGVHVGEGAVVAAGSIVTKDVAPHTVVAGVPARKVKDVDEKTTSETGLEDDLRKL, encoded by the coding sequence ATGGAACAACTAAGCGCAAGAGAAATCATCGATTTTATTGGCAATGCCAAGAAGAAGACCCCGGTCAAGATTTATCTCAAGGGATCGATTAAGGACATCAAGTTTCCAAAATCAATCAAGGCATTTGCCGAAAAGCACACCGCAACTTTGTTTGGCGATTGGGCTGACGTCAAACGGTTCCTTAAGAAAAACAAATCGGCCATCGATGATTACCAGGTTGAAGCAGACTCCAGAAACTCTGCAGTTCCATTACTAGACATCAAGGAGATCAATGCCCGGATTGAACCGGGAGCCATCATTCGTGATCACGTTACAATAGGAAACAACGCAGTTATCATGATGGGCGCCATCATTAACATTGGTGCCGAAATCGGTGATGACACAATGATCGACATGGGCGTTGTCATGGGCGGCCGAGCAATTGTCGGCAAGCATTCCCACATTGGTGCGGGAGCCGTTTTGGCAGGCGTCGTTGAACCGGCATCTGCCAAACCGGTCCAGATTGACGATAACGTCTTAGTTGGCGCGAATGCCGTGGTTATCGAAGGCGTTCATGTTGGTGAAGGCGCCGTGGTTGCGGCCGGATCCATTGTCACCAAGGACGTTGCCCCACACACTGTGGTTGCCGGCGTCCCAGCGCGAAAGGTCAAGGACGTTGATGAAAAGACAACCTCGGAAACTGGTCTGGAAGACGATTTAAGAAAGTTGTGA
- a CDS encoding fumarylacetoacetate hydrolase family protein, translating to MKLAMYDHQPTFVALQNGQFWGVPIIGYDSIDDILNDWQNFLANVLININDDKIIDNDNATQLDPQHFEQPVQHPRQLPAVGFNYLDHMKEMDIVKPKRPNIFNKFVSSLAGPHNSIHLSSDTVDWESELVVVIGRGGRNISREDAEDAIAGYMVGQDISDRTVQSIDGPSTQFDLGKSYKNYSPVGPYITTIADVDDIVSKTVTTKVNGEIMQQATIDKMIFDIQTLVSYISNVIELYPGDLIFTGTPSGTGVGRDPQVFLKSGDLFTSEIDGLGTIETKVN from the coding sequence TTGAAATTAGCAATGTATGATCATCAGCCAACATTTGTGGCGCTCCAAAACGGTCAGTTCTGGGGCGTTCCAATTATTGGTTACGACTCAATCGACGATATTTTAAACGATTGGCAGAACTTTTTGGCTAACGTACTCATTAATATTAACGACGATAAAATCATCGACAATGACAATGCCACTCAACTTGATCCACAACATTTTGAGCAGCCCGTTCAGCATCCCCGTCAGCTGCCGGCTGTTGGCTTCAACTATCTCGATCACATGAAGGAAATGGACATTGTCAAACCCAAGCGGCCCAACATCTTCAACAAGTTTGTCAGCTCTTTAGCCGGCCCTCACAACTCGATTCATTTGAGTAGCGACACCGTCGACTGGGAATCCGAGCTCGTCGTTGTGATTGGCCGTGGTGGCCGCAACATTAGCCGTGAAGACGCTGAAGACGCCATTGCCGGCTACATGGTCGGCCAGGATATTTCCGATCGAACCGTTCAATCAATCGATGGTCCCAGTACGCAGTTTGACCTTGGAAAATCCTACAAAAATTATTCGCCGGTTGGCCCTTACATAACCACCATCGCTGACGTTGACGATATTGTCTCCAAGACCGTTACCACCAAGGTTAACGGCGAAATCATGCAGCAGGCGACAATTGATAAGATGATTTTTGATATTCAAACGCTGGTCTCTTACATCTCGAACGTTATTGAACTATACCCCGGCGACCTGATCTTTACCGGAACGCCTAGTGGAACTGGCGTTGGCCGTGATCCGCAAGTCTTCTTAAAGTCCGGGGACCTGTTTACCAGTGAAATTGATGGTCTGGGAACCATCGAGACAAAGGTCAACTAA
- the lysA gene encoding diaminopimelate decarboxylase, whose amino-acid sequence MSNQIDQLSTNQAGHLEIGGVDSLDLVKQYKTPLVVYDVKSIRDQIHHFQKVFQDNGVDFAVSYASKAFACIAMFQLINQEKGHIDVVSGGELYTAIKAGFPMERVSFHGNDKSREELEMAVEHQIGVIILDNFHEIDLLKEVLEDKQSHINVMLRVTPGVSAHTHEYDQTGQVDSKFGFDIQSGQARKALGLVLEDERMNMLGIHCHIGSQIFEVNGFEMAAVKLIDTLADWNKEIGYVAKVVNVGGGFGIKYTEDDDPIAPEMFVDAIVKAIKKRTEEVNLPMPAVWIEPGRSIAGPAGYNLYTVGSRKDVPGIRSYVTVDGGMGDNIRPALYQAKYEAVLAKDPSAPIKETVRIAGKYCESGDILIQKQDLPATQPGDVLAMLDTGAYGYAMASNYNRNPRPAVVFVENGKSQVAIRRETFEDLVALDEEFN is encoded by the coding sequence ATGAGCAATCAAATCGACCAGTTATCAACCAATCAAGCGGGACACTTGGAAATCGGGGGAGTAGATTCATTGGATCTGGTTAAGCAATATAAAACCCCTCTGGTGGTCTACGATGTGAAATCCATCCGTGACCAGATTCACCATTTTCAAAAGGTGTTCCAAGATAACGGCGTCGATTTTGCGGTCAGTTATGCCAGCAAAGCCTTTGCCTGCATTGCAATGTTTCAACTGATTAACCAGGAAAAGGGCCATATCGACGTTGTTTCCGGCGGCGAATTATACACGGCCATTAAAGCGGGCTTTCCAATGGAACGGGTCAGTTTCCACGGCAACGACAAATCTCGCGAAGAACTGGAAATGGCAGTTGAACATCAAATTGGGGTCATCATTTTGGACAACTTCCATGAAATTGACCTGTTAAAAGAAGTTTTGGAAGATAAACAATCACACATCAACGTGATGCTGCGGGTAACACCGGGGGTTTCCGCCCACACCCACGAATATGATCAGACCGGTCAAGTCGACAGCAAGTTTGGCTTCGATATTCAAAGCGGTCAGGCCCGTAAAGCATTGGGCCTGGTCCTTGAAGATGAGCGGATGAACATGCTTGGGATTCACTGCCACATTGGTTCGCAAATCTTTGAAGTCAATGGATTTGAAATGGCTGCTGTTAAGCTGATCGATACTTTGGCAGACTGGAACAAAGAAATTGGTTATGTTGCCAAAGTTGTCAACGTCGGTGGTGGTTTTGGCATCAAGTACACGGAAGATGATGACCCGATTGCTCCGGAAATGTTTGTCGATGCAATCGTTAAGGCCATCAAGAAACGTACCGAAGAAGTCAACCTGCCAATGCCCGCTGTTTGGATTGAACCAGGCCGGTCAATCGCCGGTCCCGCTGGATACAATTTATATACGGTTGGCAGCCGCAAAGATGTGCCGGGGATTCGCTCATACGTCACGGTTGACGGTGGAATGGGTGACAATATCCGTCCCGCGCTGTATCAAGCCAAATACGAGGCGGTCTTGGCCAAGGACCCAAGTGCACCGATTAAAGAAACGGTCCGGATTGCCGGTAAGTACTGTGAGTCCGGTGACATCCTGATTCAAAAGCAGGATTTACCAGCCACCCAACCGGGAGATGTTTTGGCGATGCTGGACACCGGAGCGTATGGCTATGCAATGGCCTCCAACTATAACCGTAATCCCCGCCCGGCAGTGGTATTTGTGGAAAACGGCAAGTCGCAGGTTGCCATCAGAAGAGAAACTTTTGAAGATTTGGTGGCGTTGGATGAGGAATTCAACTAG
- a CDS encoding ATP-dependent DNA helicase gives MAVHQVGIRELVEFLLRTGDLSPVISSENTAQEGSRIHRKIQRSRPASYQSEVALKTSIQYLDDEYVISGRADGIDDRDGKPLIEEIKTSDLEFSSVPDSTLQLYWGQVKVYAYIVMHQADIRSVDLQLTYVQTPDEKITTKTQTITKTDSELFFTALVTEFEQWIKLRHELDENRISSAKKLQFPFSDYRPGQHKLATNVYKTILLEKHLFVEAPTGTGKTISTLFPAIKSMGEQLINRIFYFTAKQSTRHVAENTISMMAEQGLKLKSITLTAKDKITFPTEKELPPENNPYMVGYYDRVRPAIKDIIQHENQITKATIQEYAEKHKVDPFEFSLDVSLFCDVIICDYNYLFDPQVHLQRFFSFPDPTNCFLVDEVHNLVQRSREMYSATLESSPIDPLLEQLVKKKASNQKVIKRLESLKRSFKRYSKPASEVVDKQIAQLAPLDNFNNTLENLIETIHQWLATQAPSDTVDAVVDYYLQCRRYYLISTFYDETYRTRIIIGDHTIIFRQFCMDPSKQLKACLNLGRAAILFSATLSPMSYYRQVLGNEEDSLGMISHSSFPPQNCQVIIANNINTLYANRENSLEPICENIYTMITQKVGHYMMFFPSMAYLNATLSKFVELHPDIDVINQQPEMDNAARTAFLDAFRTEDHQTKVGFALLGGIFSEGIDLKNDQLIGVGIISVGLPGMNKESDLIRDYFDSLNGQGFSFAYQLPGFNNVSQAAGRVIRTDEDKGVIVLMDQRFNQTRYRQIFPQNWTNIKVTNNPNQLRNVLQNFWQHGNQ, from the coding sequence ATGGCCGTACACCAAGTCGGTATTCGAGAACTAGTGGAATTTTTACTGCGGACCGGTGACTTAAGCCCCGTCATCAGCAGTGAGAATACGGCACAAGAAGGCAGTCGGATCCACCGCAAAATTCAACGCAGCCGACCAGCTTCTTATCAATCAGAGGTGGCACTGAAAACCTCGATCCAGTATTTGGATGACGAATACGTCATTAGCGGTCGAGCAGACGGCATCGATGACCGTGACGGCAAACCGTTGATCGAAGAAATTAAGACCTCCGACTTGGAATTCAGCTCGGTGCCGGACTCCACCCTTCAACTTTATTGGGGCCAAGTCAAAGTCTATGCTTACATCGTCATGCATCAAGCAGATATTCGATCAGTTGATCTACAGTTGACCTACGTTCAGACACCTGATGAAAAAATCACCACCAAGACCCAGACGATTACCAAAACCGACTCGGAACTCTTCTTCACCGCCTTGGTCACCGAATTTGAGCAATGGATCAAACTCCGGCATGAACTGGACGAAAACCGAATCAGTTCAGCGAAAAAACTCCAATTTCCATTTTCCGACTACCGCCCCGGCCAGCACAAGTTAGCAACCAATGTCTACAAGACCATTCTTTTGGAAAAGCACTTGTTTGTTGAAGCGCCAACTGGAACCGGCAAGACGATTTCTACCCTTTTTCCGGCAATTAAATCAATGGGTGAACAGCTGATCAACCGCATTTTTTATTTTACGGCCAAGCAGAGTACCCGTCACGTGGCGGAAAACACCATTTCGATGATGGCTGAACAAGGGCTGAAATTAAAAAGCATCACCCTCACCGCCAAGGACAAGATTACGTTCCCAACTGAAAAAGAACTGCCACCTGAGAACAACCCCTACATGGTCGGCTACTATGACCGCGTCCGGCCGGCAATTAAAGATATTATTCAACACGAGAATCAAATCACCAAAGCCACCATTCAAGAATACGCAGAGAAGCACAAAGTTGACCCCTTCGAATTTTCACTCGACGTCAGCCTGTTTTGTGATGTCATCATTTGCGACTATAACTACTTGTTTGATCCCCAGGTTCACCTGCAGCGTTTCTTCTCATTTCCCGATCCCACCAACTGCTTTTTGGTCGATGAAGTCCATAATCTGGTGCAGCGATCACGGGAAATGTATTCGGCGACGTTGGAATCATCACCGATTGATCCCCTCTTAGAACAGTTGGTGAAGAAAAAGGCAAGCAACCAAAAAGTCATTAAACGGCTTGAATCCTTGAAGCGCTCATTTAAACGTTATAGCAAACCAGCCTCAGAAGTGGTTGATAAGCAGATTGCTCAACTGGCTCCACTGGATAATTTCAATAACACTTTGGAGAATCTAATCGAAACGATTCACCAGTGGCTGGCAACCCAAGCCCCGAGTGATACCGTTGACGCGGTAGTCGACTATTATCTGCAATGCCGCCGCTATTACCTGATCAGCACCTTTTATGACGAAACCTACCGCACACGGATCATCATTGGCGATCACACCATCATTTTTCGCCAGTTCTGCATGGATCCCAGCAAGCAGCTCAAAGCCTGCTTGAACCTTGGCCGGGCTGCAATCCTATTTTCGGCCACTTTGAGCCCGATGTCATATTACCGACAAGTCTTGGGTAACGAGGAAGACAGTTTGGGAATGATTTCACACTCGTCATTTCCACCCCAAAATTGCCAGGTGATTATCGCCAACAACATCAATACACTATACGCCAACCGGGAAAATAGTCTGGAGCCGATCTGCGAGAACATTTACACCATGATCACTCAAAAGGTTGGCCATTACATGATGTTCTTCCCTTCAATGGCGTACCTGAACGCCACATTGAGTAAATTTGTCGAGCTGCATCCAGATATTGACGTTATCAACCAGCAGCCGGAAATGGACAATGCGGCCCGGACCGCCTTTTTGGATGCCTTTCGCACGGAAGATCATCAAACCAAAGTTGGTTTTGCTTTACTGGGTGGCATTTTTTCGGAAGGCATCGATCTGAAAAATGATCAGCTGATTGGCGTCGGCATTATCAGTGTCGGTCTTCCCGGCATGAACAAAGAATCCGACCTCATCAGAGACTACTTTGACTCATTGAATGGTCAAGGATTCTCATTTGCCTATCAGCTGCCAGGCTTTAATAACGTCAGCCAGGCCGCCGGACGGGTAATTCGCACTGACGAAGACAAAGGTGTGATCGTTTTGATGGATCAACGCTTCAACCAAACCCGTTACCGGCAAATTTTCCCCCAGAATTGGACCAACATTAAGGTCACCAATAATCCCAATCAGCTAAGAAATGTCCTGCAAAACTTTTGGCAGCACGGTAATCAGTAA
- a CDS encoding aspartate kinase, translated as MKVVKFGGSSLADAAHVQKVIRIVQSDPERKVVVTSAPGKRFADDIKVTDLLIKYANAIIDGTDAKATVATIFDRYQEIGNGFHVSKSVLDDLKAKLTALPDQSYPNDDYLMAAFKAHGERLNAELFAACLTEAGTQARFVDPSEAGILLSDNPNGATVLEQTYDNLADLTYGEETLVFPGFFGFTQEGNIATFARGGSDITGSILARGLKADLYENFTDVDAIFAANPKIVPDARPIHKMTFREMRELSYAGFSVFNDEAIIPAIQGRVPINVKNTNNPDLPGTLIVPEKDFTSKKPVTGIAASNRFSALYLHRYLLNKEVGFTLKILQILYKYDVSYEHMPSGIDDLTIIFDRSQLDSDTIKKMCHDIQVELNPDTLDWIDDYAIIMVVGEGMRARVGTIENIIRPLAEHDIPVHMINQGASRISIMLGTRQSDADAAVKYIYQHFFKEDPSVNQLEYQAEV; from the coding sequence ATGAAAGTCGTTAAGTTTGGGGGCAGTTCGTTAGCCGACGCCGCCCACGTTCAAAAGGTGATTCGAATCGTTCAAAGCGATCCGGAACGAAAGGTGGTCGTGACTTCGGCGCCGGGCAAAAGATTCGCCGATGATATCAAAGTCACTGATCTCTTGATCAAATATGCCAATGCGATCATCGATGGAACGGATGCCAAAGCCACTGTTGCAACCATTTTTGACCGTTACCAGGAAATTGGCAATGGCTTCCATGTTTCAAAAAGCGTCCTTGATGATCTTAAGGCCAAATTAACTGCCCTGCCCGATCAATCATATCCAAACGACGACTACCTGATGGCCGCCTTTAAAGCTCATGGTGAGCGATTGAACGCTGAATTATTTGCCGCCTGCCTGACTGAGGCCGGGACCCAAGCGCGCTTCGTTGATCCTAGCGAAGCCGGCATCCTGTTAAGCGACAATCCCAATGGCGCCACCGTTCTTGAACAAACCTACGACAATCTCGCTGATTTGACATATGGTGAGGAAACGTTGGTCTTCCCTGGGTTCTTTGGATTCACCCAAGAAGGCAACATTGCCACTTTCGCTCGGGGCGGGTCCGATATTACCGGCTCCATTTTAGCTCGCGGCCTAAAGGCGGATCTCTACGAAAACTTCACCGATGTCGATGCAATCTTCGCTGCCAACCCGAAAATTGTTCCGGATGCCCGACCGATTCATAAAATGACTTTCAGAGAAATGCGTGAACTTTCATACGCCGGCTTTTCAGTTTTCAACGATGAAGCAATCATTCCAGCTATTCAAGGTCGAGTTCCAATTAACGTTAAGAACACCAACAATCCCGATCTCCCAGGGACATTGATTGTCCCCGAAAAAGATTTTACTTCAAAAAAACCGGTGACCGGCATTGCCGCATCCAACCGATTCTCAGCCCTTTATCTCCACAGATACCTGCTGAACAAGGAAGTTGGCTTTACCCTCAAAATTCTCCAAATTCTGTATAAATACGATGTTTCCTACGAACACATGCCATCAGGAATTGACGACTTGACGATCATATTTGACCGCAGTCAGCTGGACAGTGATACAATTAAAAAAATGTGTCACGACATTCAGGTTGAACTGAATCCAGATACGTTGGATTGGATCGACGATTACGCCATTATCATGGTGGTCGGCGAAGGGATGCGGGCAAGAGTCGGCACGATTGAAAATATCATCCGGCCATTGGCTGAACACGACATCCCCGTCCATATGATTAATCAAGGGGCGTCTAGAATTTCAATTATGCTGGGCACTCGTCAATCAGACGCCGACGCAGCAGTTAAATACATTTACCAACATTTTTTTAAAGAAGATCCTTCCGTTAACCAACTTGAATACCAGGCGGAAGTGTAG
- a CDS encoding N-acetyldiaminopimelate deacetylase, translating to MSQLTKEDLIGIRRHLHEYPELAMHERATHDYLLKTIQSFNQQYIEIREIPKLPTALLVYVNGSNPKRTIGYRTDIDALTVSEKTGLPFSSKNPGVMHACGHDIHMTVALGVLNWFSEHQPADNMVFFFQPAEESENGGKVAYELGVFEGKWRPDEFYGLHDNPDLPAGAIGCRMGTLFAGTTEVNVDLIGKSGHAAYPQNANDMVVAAAEFIGQVQTIVSRSVNPIEGGVITFGKLDAGTIRNVIAGQARIEGTIRGLTQKMIEHIVDRLKMVANGVATSYGAEVKIHFNQGGYLPVENNDELTRRLIEFAKQDPETDFVETQPAMTGEDFGYLLSKIPGTMFWLGVDDDSQLHSATLNPKESSIPKGIKSITRFLEYRMNN from the coding sequence ATGAGTCAACTAACGAAGGAAGATTTAATTGGGATTCGCAGACATTTACATGAATATCCTGAGCTGGCGATGCACGAAAGAGCCACTCATGATTACCTGTTGAAAACCATTCAATCTTTCAATCAACAATACATTGAAATAAGAGAAATCCCCAAATTACCGACGGCTCTGCTGGTGTACGTGAACGGATCCAACCCTAAACGGACGATTGGTTACCGCACCGATATCGATGCCCTGACGGTTAGCGAGAAGACCGGCTTACCATTTTCATCCAAGAACCCCGGTGTGATGCACGCTTGCGGTCATGACATTCATATGACCGTCGCACTGGGAGTCCTCAACTGGTTTTCCGAGCATCAGCCGGCTGACAACATGGTTTTCTTCTTCCAACCGGCTGAGGAAAGCGAAAACGGCGGCAAGGTTGCTTATGAATTAGGCGTCTTTGAAGGAAAGTGGCGGCCCGATGAATTTTATGGCCTGCACGACAACCCGGATTTACCGGCTGGCGCGATTGGCTGTCGAATGGGAACCTTGTTTGCCGGAACGACCGAGGTCAATGTCGATCTGATTGGTAAAAGTGGTCATGCCGCCTATCCGCAGAACGCCAACGACATGGTGGTTGCCGCAGCCGAATTCATCGGCCAAGTCCAGACGATTGTATCCAGAAGTGTCAATCCCATCGAAGGCGGTGTGATTACTTTTGGCAAGCTGGACGCCGGCACCATTCGAAACGTCATCGCCGGGCAAGCCAGAATCGAAGGTACCATTCGTGGCTTAACCCAGAAGATGATTGAACACATTGTTGACCGGCTAAAAATGGTCGCCAATGGAGTGGCAACCAGCTATGGCGCAGAAGTCAAGATTCACTTTAATCAGGGTGGCTATTTGCCGGTGGAAAATAACGACGAACTGACTCGACGATTGATTGAATTTGCCAAGCAGGATCCGGAAACCGACTTTGTTGAAACTCAACCGGCGATGACCGGCGAAGATTTTGGTTACCTATTATCTAAGATTCCCGGCACCATGTTTTGGTTGGGCGTCGACGATGATTCACAGCTTCACTCAGCTACCCTGAACCCCAAAGAATCATCGATTCCAAAGGGAATTAAGTCAATTACCAGATTTCTTGAATACAGAATGAATAATTAA
- the dapA gene encoding 4-hydroxy-tetrahydrodipicolinate synthase: MISADIMTAIVTPFGEDGSINFDGLEKLTNHLLDTGSRGFVIGGTTGETPTLSHDEKIELYTRFAQIVNGRGTIIAGTGSNNTAETVRLTAEVGNIPGIDYALVVVPYYNKPNQRGMIAHFTAVAEQSPVPLIIYNIPGRTGVTMANDTVVELSHNANIAGVKQCTSLEDLEYLVQNTPDDFNVYTGEDAQALSAKAVGANGVISVTSHIYGREMRKMYDALESGDVETAGDMMRFLTPKVQALFMYPSPSCVKAILNVQGFGAGDCRLPILSLNDEEKATLASKLGVSRLEDIPVDGTEMARS; this comes from the coding sequence ATGATTAGTGCAGATATTATGACAGCAATTGTGACTCCGTTTGGTGAAGACGGCAGCATCAACTTTGACGGTTTGGAAAAATTAACCAATCACTTACTGGATACCGGCAGCCGCGGATTTGTAATCGGTGGCACCACTGGCGAGACGCCAACTTTGAGTCATGACGAAAAGATTGAATTGTATACCCGATTTGCTCAAATTGTGAACGGGCGTGGGACGATTATTGCCGGAACCGGTAGTAACAATACCGCCGAGACCGTGCGTTTAACAGCTGAAGTGGGTAACATTCCCGGGATTGATTACGCCCTTGTGGTTGTGCCATATTATAACAAACCAAATCAACGTGGCATGATCGCCCACTTTACGGCAGTTGCTGAACAGTCACCAGTGCCATTGATCATTTACAACATCCCAGGTCGAACCGGCGTCACGATGGCTAACGATACGGTGGTCGAATTATCACATAACGCCAACATCGCCGGCGTTAAGCAGTGTACCTCATTGGAAGACTTGGAATATCTGGTTCAAAATACCCCGGATGATTTCAATGTCTACACCGGTGAAGATGCCCAGGCCCTGTCTGCTAAAGCAGTTGGTGCCAACGGTGTCATTTCAGTTACCAGCCATATTTACGGCCGGGAGATGCGGAAGATGTACGACGCCCTTGAATCAGGCGATGTTGAGACTGCCGGCGACATGATGCGTTTCTTGACGCCAAAAGTGCAAGCCTTATTCATGTACCCATCACCGTCATGTGTCAAAGCCATTTTGAATGTTCAAGGCTTTGGGGCCGGTGATTGCCGCTTGCCAATTCTTTCATTGAACGATGAAGAAAAAGCAACCCTGGCAAGTAAATTAGGTGTCAGCCGCCTGGAAGATATTCCAGTTGACGGCACTGAAATGGCACGCAGTTAA
- the dapF gene encoding diaminopimelate epimerase, with amino-acid sequence MVQLLKVHGSQNKFFILDQTALQTKLSQPELVALAKHITEPETGLLDGADGLLVIDDSDHPDTLGSMQVINTDGRIASMCGNGLRTVSRYLSDKFGKDQFKVETMDSDLHVHREADLADNVPTFSVEISPVTFAKETLPFDNLGTDTLINKAVPEFAPGLKFTAISVPNPHLISFVDEETMHSKTLGQLGKMLNDPNPYFPDGVNVSFAQILDHNTLFVRTYERGVGFTNACGTGMSATSLAFCLNHPEMADFDELISVYNPGGMVKTRVHSRDDTFSIDLIGNATFTHKIEIPEADLHANDLEHAQVTETDEQPAYLRFVESLKNQLVK; translated from the coding sequence ATGGTTCAATTACTCAAAGTTCATGGATCACAAAATAAGTTCTTTATCTTAGATCAAACAGCTTTACAAACTAAATTAAGTCAGCCCGAATTGGTGGCCTTGGCTAAACACATTACTGAACCTGAAACGGGGCTCCTCGATGGTGCCGACGGCCTGTTGGTCATTGACGATTCCGACCATCCAGACACTTTAGGCAGCATGCAGGTCATCAACACCGATGGCAGAATTGCGTCAATGTGTGGCAACGGACTGCGCACCGTTTCCCGTTATCTGTCAGACAAATTTGGCAAAGATCAATTCAAGGTCGAAACGATGGATAGTGATCTGCATGTTCATCGTGAAGCGGACTTGGCTGACAACGTGCCAACCTTCAGCGTTGAAATTTCTCCGGTGACATTCGCTAAGGAAACCCTGCCTTTTGACAATTTAGGCACCGATACACTCATCAACAAGGCCGTTCCCGAATTTGCGCCCGGCCTTAAATTCACCGCAATTAGCGTTCCCAATCCCCACTTAATCAGTTTTGTGGACGAGGAAACCATGCACTCAAAGACCTTGGGGCAACTGGGCAAGATGCTCAACGACCCCAATCCTTATTTCCCAGATGGTGTTAACGTCAGCTTTGCCCAGATTCTCGACCACAACACGCTGTTCGTTCGAACTTATGAACGTGGTGTCGGCTTCACCAATGCCTGTGGAACCGGTATGTCGGCAACCAGCTTGGCGTTTTGCCTCAACCATCCGGAAATGGCCGACTTTGACGAACTGATCTCGGTTTATAATCCTGGTGGCATGGTTAAGACCAGGGTTCACAGCCGCGATGATACCTTCTCAATTGACTTGATCGGTAACGCGACTTTCACTCACAAGATTGAAATTCCGGAAGCCGATCTCCATGCCAATGATTTAGAGCATGCACAGGTCACAGAAACAGATGAACAACCGGCATACCTGAGATTTGTGGAAAGTCTTAAAAACCAACTGGTTAAATAA
- a CDS encoding lactonase family protein, which translates to MIEKYLLGTYTRRISKGVYQLELDTENQKLQNLTFVGSAIDPTYVAESNQKRIYAITKVKDDKGDVTGGFVEWDGTSDDFPLKPIASVHDQETSPAYIAVDEDKQLVFTANYHAGTVNTYRIADDGSISKADRIMDKGTLGFRKEQQDGPHPHYINLTPEGRVVAVDLGVDKVFIYDLEANGKLVPVSELQMQDGYGPRHIYFDAKKKVAYLVGELSSNVAVLDYDADKGVLSLRDIHSTIPDDWTEHNGAAAIRVSKDGRFVYVSNRGNNSIAVFSSDESGNLSLIQRISTEGDFPRDFNLSDDQSFVIALNQNSDNATLYTRDPESGKLTMIQKDFTVPEGVSILRKK; encoded by the coding sequence TTGATAGAAAAATACTTGCTAGGAACCTATACCAGAAGAATTAGTAAAGGTGTTTATCAGTTAGAATTAGATACTGAAAATCAAAAATTACAAAATTTAACGTTTGTTGGCAGCGCCATTGACCCAACCTACGTTGCGGAATCCAATCAAAAACGGATCTACGCGATCACCAAAGTCAAAGATGATAAGGGAGACGTGACCGGTGGCTTCGTTGAATGGGATGGTACCAGCGATGATTTTCCACTGAAACCAATTGCTTCGGTTCACGATCAGGAAACTTCACCGGCTTACATTGCGGTTGACGAAGATAAGCAGTTAGTCTTTACCGCCAATTATCATGCCGGAACGGTTAACACCTACCGGATTGCCGATGACGGCTCAATTTCAAAGGCCGACCGAATCATGGATAAGGGAACCCTCGGCTTTCGAAAAGAGCAACAGGACGGTCCTCATCCCCACTATATCAATTTGACACCGGAAGGTAGAGTTGTGGCCGTTGACTTGGGCGTCGACAAAGTCTTTATCTATGATTTGGAAGCCAACGGTAAATTAGTGCCGGTTAGCGAACTTCAAATGCAAGATGGCTATGGTCCACGGCATATTTACTTTGACGCCAAGAAGAAAGTCGCTTATTTAGTCGGCGAATTGAGCAGCAATGTTGCCGTACTGGACTATGATGCCGACAAAGGCGTCTTATCCTTAAGGGACATTCACTCGACTATTCCTGATGACTGGACCGAACATAATGGGGCCGCTGCCATCCGGGTTTCCAAAGATGGGCGCTTCGTGTATGTTTCCAACCGTGGGAACAATTCGATTGCGGTCTTCAGTTCAGATGAATCCGGTAATTTGTCATTGATTCAGCGGATTTCAACGGAAGGCGATTTTCCTCGCGACTTTAATTTAAGCGATGATCAATCCTTTGTGATCGCTTTGAACCAAAATTCTGACAACGCTACATTGTACACGCGTGACCCCGAGTCTGGCAAATTAACCATGATTCAAAAGGATTTCACGGTGCCCGAAGGTGTTTCAATTTTACGCAAGAAGTAA